A region of Bacteroidota bacterium DNA encodes the following proteins:
- a CDS encoding DUF1801 domain-containing protein has protein sequence MNVQEEIETYISSQPEAKRSDMETLHRMIMEVDPACKLWFLDGKNSEGKVVSNPNIGYGAYTMKYTDGSTREFYRVGLSGNTSGISVYIMGIDDKTYLAETYGKELGKASVTGYCIKFKKLKDINMEVLKTAIRDRFES, from the coding sequence ATGAACGTACAAGAAGAAATAGAAACCTATATTAGCAGTCAACCGGAAGCCAAACGCAGCGACATGGAAACGTTGCACCGCATGATTATGGAAGTAGACCCTGCGTGTAAATTATGGTTTTTGGATGGTAAAAACAGTGAAGGCAAAGTTGTTTCTAATCCTAATATAGGCTATGGTGCTTACACCATGAAATATACTGATGGATCAACAAGGGAGTTTTACCGGGTTGGTTTGAGTGGTAACACCAGTGGTATATCTGTTTATATTATGGGTATTGATGATAAAACATACTTAGCAGAAACGTATGGAAAAGAACTGGGCAAGGCTAGCGTAACAGGGTATTGTATTAAGTTTAAAAAGCTGAAGGATATTAATATGGAGGTACTGAAAACGGCCATACGCGATAGGTTTGAGTCGTAG
- a CDS encoding two-component regulator propeller domain-containing protein yields the protein MTKFKNSIFSLLFVLVFFTSCNGQTITEQSNETVSEQLSFTSKHTKLSKTQGSNEYQQIGCSLRDKSGNIWFGTTGEGVYRYDGKVFTQFTKKDGLCGTGIFFILEDISGDIWFGTKEAISRFDGKKFTNISIPGSVGSSSLPNNSFHNTPSTKNELWSMMQDRSGKIWLGTTDGIYCFDGKTFTRFLDNKNILNTNNVSLKWTQCIFEDKAGNIWFGSWVLANEGICCYDGKSITQYKPYGEGWVRSIMEDKNGTLLIVSRHYGVCRFDGKNFINFTAKGGIQNGSINVAFEDKAGNLWFGTELGSGELNEPGGLWRYDGKSFTRFTRQEGLCHNGVYSIVEDTAGNLWIGSRNTDLCRYDGKTFTRFSE from the coding sequence ATGACTAAATTTAAAAACTCCATCTTCTCTTTACTGTTTGTATTGGTATTTTTTACATCATGTAACGGGCAGACAATAACTGAACAATCAAATGAAACTGTTTCGGAACAACTATCGTTCACCAGCAAACATACAAAGCTGAGCAAAACTCAAGGCTCAAACGAATACCAGCAGATAGGTTGTAGTTTAAGGGACAAATCGGGTAATATTTGGTTTGGTACCACAGGCGAAGGTGTTTACCGATATGATGGAAAAGTATTTACGCAGTTTACCAAAAAGGACGGCTTGTGTGGAACGGGTATCTTTTTCATACTAGAGGATATATCTGGCGACATCTGGTTCGGCACAAAAGAGGCAATATCCCGTTTTGATGGAAAAAAATTTACAAACATATCAATACCCGGCTCTGTTGGAAGCAGCTCTCTACCTAATAATTCTTTCCATAATACCCCATCAACAAAAAATGAGCTATGGAGTATGATGCAGGATAGAAGCGGTAAAATTTGGTTAGGCACCACTGATGGTATTTATTGCTTTGATGGAAAAACATTTACCCGCTTTTTAGATAACAAAAACATACTAAATACAAACAACGTTTCTCTCAAATGGACACAATGTATTTTTGAAGATAAAGCAGGAAATATTTGGTTTGGCTCCTGGGTACTTGCCAATGAGGGTATTTGCTGTTATGACGGAAAATCAATAACCCAATACAAACCTTATGGAGAGGGATGGGTTCGTTCTATCATGGAGGATAAAAATGGCACCTTGCTCATTGTAAGCAGACACTACGGTGTATGTCGTTTTGATGGCAAAAATTTTATCAACTTTACAGCAAAAGGAGGCATTCAAAATGGCTCTATTAATGTGGCCTTTGAAGATAAAGCAGGAAACCTTTGGTTTGGAACTGAGTTAGGCAGTGGAGAGCTTAATGAGCCCGGTGGACTATGGCGTTACGATGGCAAATCATTTACGCGGTTTACAAGACAAGAGGGTTTGTGTCACAATGGTGTATACTCCATTGTGGAAGATACTGCAGGTAACCTTTGGATAGGCAGCAGGAATACTGACTTATGCCGTTACGATGGAAAAACCTTTACCCGTTTTTCAGAATAA
- a CDS encoding two-component regulator propeller domain-containing protein produces MTPFKNFLLFLLFVFFTSSCNGQTTTEQSNETVAQQLSFTSNHIKLTKTQGTTEHQNVHCSLQDKDGNIWFGTTGEGVYKYDGKEFTQFTKKDGLSDNKVWSILEDKEGNIWFGTDNGLSRYDGKTISKIPMMLSSPGALGTTTLQSGNAVWAIMQDKSGIIWFGTTQDLYCYDGKSFSRFLDKTNITNKQNLQLKWIQSILQDSKGIIWLGSGPIAEEGVLRFDGKSVTGAKPNGDGWIRYIVEDKNGHIWFSGRHNGVFRYDGQTFKIFTEKVNIGSAIFKDNTGNIWFDGGEKVNSIESIGGLWRYDGNTFKNFSTKDGMGKNSVWNMFEDKNGKIWIGTRNCGLYRYNGQTFETFSE; encoded by the coding sequence ATGACTCCATTTAAAAACTTCCTCTTATTTTTACTGTTTGTGTTTTTTACATCATCGTGTAACGGACAAACAACCACAGAACAATCAAATGAAACGGTTGCGCAACAACTATCGTTTACCAGCAACCATATAAAGCTAACCAAAACACAAGGCACAACCGAACATCAAAACGTACATTGTAGCCTGCAGGACAAAGATGGTAATATTTGGTTTGGTACAACTGGTGAAGGTGTTTATAAATACGATGGAAAAGAATTTACCCAGTTTACAAAAAAAGATGGTTTAAGTGATAATAAAGTCTGGTCCATTTTAGAAGATAAAGAGGGCAATATTTGGTTTGGTACGGACAATGGATTGAGTAGATACGATGGCAAAACAATTTCAAAAATTCCGATGATGCTATCTAGCCCCGGTGCATTGGGAACAACAACATTACAATCAGGCAATGCGGTATGGGCTATTATGCAGGATAAAAGCGGCATTATTTGGTTTGGTACTACACAAGATTTGTATTGCTATGATGGAAAATCTTTCAGCCGGTTTTTAGATAAGACTAACATTACAAACAAACAAAATCTTCAACTTAAATGGATTCAGTCTATTTTACAAGATAGTAAGGGTATTATATGGCTTGGTTCAGGACCCATTGCAGAAGAAGGGGTTTTGCGTTTTGACGGAAAATCTGTAACCGGTGCTAAACCCAATGGTGACGGATGGATAAGATATATAGTAGAAGATAAAAACGGACATATATGGTTTAGTGGAAGACACAACGGAGTATTCCGTTACGATGGCCAAACATTTAAAATTTTTACTGAAAAAGTAAATATTGGTTCTGCTATTTTTAAGGACAATACCGGAAATATTTGGTTTGACGGAGGTGAAAAAGTAAACTCGATAGAAAGCATTGGTGGTTTATGGCGTTACGATGGAAATACTTTTAAAAACTTTTCAACTAAAGACGGTATGGGGAAAAATTCCGTTTGGAATATGTTTGAAGACAAAAACGGCAAAATTTGGATTGGAACACGAAACTGCGGCCTGTATCGATACAACGGCCAAACATTTGAAACATTTTCAGAATAA
- a CDS encoding tetratricopeptide repeat protein: protein MAVFLSILLFFALLALITRPFTVLFHELGHAIPAILMTRQTVSIYIGSYGDPKKSLHFSIGLLDIWFKYNPFSWRIGLCVPSAEKISIKKQIIYTLTGPLTSFTIAIVTCYLTFAYDLHGLLKLILIIFLVSSIFDLFVNIIPSNEPLQLYDGKLVYNDGYRLKQLFYYKRLPKEYEQATELYNQQKFAEAATQFKNILRNGIKDEYIYRLAIDSLLKVNNYKQAKELSDEFIVHCKPNSDDYANLGVLYSQFDQHNKALEFYEKSLQLDPDNKYSLNNKGFTLNLLHKFQEAIMLFDRAIEIDNTFAYSYNNRGLAKIKIGKEEEGLEDINYSFKLDNNNSYSYRNLGIYHLDKGEYSKALELFRKAKELDSTTHMIDELIKQAQNRYT, encoded by the coding sequence ATGGCAGTATTTCTTTCTATACTTCTATTTTTTGCTCTGCTTGCGCTTATCACAAGACCATTTACAGTTCTGTTTCACGAACTTGGACATGCGATACCAGCTATTCTAATGACAAGACAGACCGTTTCGATTTATATAGGTTCTTATGGTGACCCGAAAAAGAGTTTACATTTTAGTATAGGCCTTTTAGATATTTGGTTTAAGTATAATCCGTTTTCATGGCGAATTGGCCTTTGTGTTCCTTCAGCAGAAAAAATTTCCATAAAAAAACAAATCATTTACACTTTAACAGGACCACTAACATCATTTACAATTGCTATAGTTACTTGTTATTTAACATTTGCATATGACCTACACGGTTTACTGAAACTCATTCTCATTATATTTCTTGTTTCCTCAATCTTTGACTTGTTTGTGAACATTATACCAAGTAATGAGCCACTACAACTTTATGACGGCAAATTAGTTTACAATGATGGTTACAGACTAAAACAACTGTTTTATTACAAACGTTTACCGAAAGAGTATGAACAAGCTACTGAATTATATAACCAGCAAAAATTTGCAGAAGCTGCTACTCAATTTAAAAACATACTAAGAAATGGAATAAAAGACGAATACATTTACAGATTAGCAATTGATTCTTTGCTTAAAGTAAATAACTATAAGCAAGCGAAAGAATTATCTGATGAGTTTATAGTCCATTGCAAGCCCAATTCTGATGACTATGCAAACCTGGGTGTTTTATACTCCCAATTTGACCAACATAATAAAGCATTAGAGTTTTATGAAAAGTCATTACAGTTAGATCCTGATAATAAATATTCATTAAATAATAAAGGATTTACATTGAACTTACTCCATAAATTTCAAGAAGCTATTATGCTTTTTGACAGAGCGATAGAAATTGATAACACATTTGCTTATTCTTACAACAACAGAGGCCTTGCAAAAATAAAAATTGGAAAAGAAGAAGAAGGACTTGAAGATATAAACTATTCATTCAAGCTTGACAATAATAATTCATACAGTTATCGTAACCTGGGTATTTATCATCTTGACAAAGGAGAATATTCGAAGGCACTTGAATTATTTAGAAAAGCAAAAGAACTTGATAGTACAACACACATGATTGACGAACTAATTAAACAAGCGCAAAACCGTTATACCTAA
- a CDS encoding restriction endonuclease subunit S has protein sequence MLEGLEITIINKSQILDDNSEFRIDSEYYKAEYLQLYKKLIETPILSELVDMSDLSTNGSFATVAEIIHDNKPKVIPFIRSGNTGDTFINKSELEFISKEAHDRLPKSTTHLHDIMMARKGKIGGASIIMPEDVDFNCNENVIKLNIRDKKKINPFYFTAFFNSKYGLKQVERLSTGNVQPWVSIFQIRKLKLFVPSTNFQNAVEKLIVEAHSQIQRSKKLYQEAENILFDALDLKDFVPNTEPINIKSFKDSFQKTGRIDAEYYQKKYEEIVNHITVQKYNVLKNIVSISKSIEPGSIHYSEDEGMNFYRVADYNKFGLNKPAKKLTNSFVNTNLEQIEKLKPKKGTILFSKDGSVGTAYLLRENLDGITSGAILQLKIKNNKELIPEYLTLVLNSKLVQMQAERDSGGSIILHWRKEEIENVVVPVVDFPIQKKISDLVEQSFQSKIKSENILKVAKATIEISIEKSEGNAIKFIKENF, from the coding sequence TTGTTAGAAGGGCTGGAAATAACTATTATTAATAAAAGTCAAATTTTAGACGACAATTCGGAATTCCGTATTGATTCTGAATATTATAAAGCAGAGTACCTTCAACTGTATAAGAAATTAATAGAAACTCCAATCCTCAGTGAATTGGTTGATATGTCAGACCTATCAACAAACGGTTCGTTTGCAACAGTTGCAGAAATTATTCACGACAATAAACCAAAGGTTATTCCTTTCATTCGTTCTGGAAATACTGGAGACACTTTTATAAATAAATCTGAATTAGAATTTATTTCTAAAGAAGCACACGACAGACTTCCAAAATCCACAACACATTTACACGACATTATGATGGCTCGTAAGGGCAAAATTGGAGGTGCATCAATCATAATGCCTGAAGATGTAGATTTTAATTGCAATGAAAATGTTATCAAACTAAACATTAGAGACAAAAAGAAGATTAATCCTTTTTATTTTACTGCATTCTTCAATTCAAAATATGGTTTAAAACAAGTAGAGAGATTATCCACAGGAAATGTTCAACCTTGGGTTAGTATCTTTCAAATTAGAAAATTAAAGTTATTCGTTCCGTCAACGAACTTTCAAAATGCAGTTGAAAAATTAATTGTTGAAGCACACAGTCAAATCCAAAGAAGTAAAAAATTATATCAAGAGGCTGAAAATATTTTGTTTGACGCACTTGATTTAAAAGATTTCGTTCCCAACACCGAGCCAATTAATATCAAATCATTCAAGGATTCCTTTCAAAAAACTGGAAGAATTGATGCAGAATACTATCAAAAAAAATATGAAGAAATCGTAAATCATATTACTGTACAAAAATACAACGTTCTAAAAAATATTGTTAGTATATCTAAATCAATTGAGCCTGGTTCAATTCATTATTCAGAAGATGAAGGAATGAATTTTTATAGAGTAGCAGATTATAATAAATTCGGACTAAACAAGCCTGCCAAAAAGTTAACAAACTCATTTGTCAATACCAACCTTGAACAAATTGAAAAGTTAAAACCGAAAAAGGGAACAATATTGTTTTCAAAAGACGGTAGTGTAGGTACTGCATATTTATTAAGAGAAAATTTAGACGGAATTACTTCTGGAGCAATTCTTCAATTAAAAATTAAAAATAATAAAGAACTAATACCCGAATATTTGACACTTGTTTTAAATTCTAAACTTGTTCAAATGCAAGCAGAAAGAGATTCTGGAGGCTCGATAATTTTGCATTGGAGAAAAGAAGAAATTGAAAATGTTGTTGTGCCAGTAGTTGATTTTCCAATACAGAAAAAAATATCTGATTTAGTTGAGCAAAGCTTTCAATCAAAAATTAAAAGCGAAAACATTTTAAAAGTTGCAAAAGCCACAATTGAAATTTCAATTGAAAAAAGTGAAGGCAATGCAATCAAATTTATAAAAGAAAACTTCTAA
- a CDS encoding N-6 DNA methylase has product MILSDILKDSNYKLTQFNKEQILRLEESIFVKDIKDKSSAYVTCLVRKKEIKLTPEEAVRQLYVLTLQEEFGYLPERMELEYAVTFGKEKKRADIVVFDKDQTTTPFIIVELKKPKLKDGKDQLKSYCNATGAPIGIWSNGESISFYHRKDPNYFEDIPGIPRADQKLSDILEERWTIDDLIKKDKLVTEKKSLKDKILEMEDEVLANAGVDVFEELFKLIFTKLFDEMESGRNRKRHLEFRNYGDTETELKSKIQRLFDLAKKKWEGVFTEDSKLMLTPSHLSVCVASLEGVKLFNSNLDVVDEAFEYLINKSSKGEKGQYFTPRYVIDMCVKMLNPKESETIIDTAAGSCGFPVHTIFNVWEQQLKKRGIPKSHLFTAEQKLPEQTDYVNDKVFAIDFDEKAVRVARTLNLIAGDGQTNVLHLNTLDYERWDEKTSDEEWTDTYNDGWKKLKKLRKDKNSNKEFDFDILMANPPFAGDIKESRILAKYELGKKSDGKYQNSVGRDILFIERNLDFLKSGGRMAVVLPQGRFNNNSDKHIRDYITEHCRILAVVGLHGNVFKPHTGTKTSVLLVQKWDDKLCPKVKDYPIFFATMQESSKDNSGEKIYVRKKDFPKSAEKTKNNVVNDPPAHYEETPNNLDEFLLDTHGHLIIKHDLFNHDGLTKDGIAEAFAEFAKKEKLSFFL; this is encoded by the coding sequence ATGATTCTATCAGATATACTCAAGGACTCCAACTATAAGCTAACACAATTCAATAAAGAACAAATTTTACGACTTGAAGAAAGCATTTTCGTTAAAGATATCAAGGACAAATCATCAGCTTATGTTACTTGCCTTGTGCGTAAAAAGGAAATTAAATTGACACCAGAGGAAGCAGTTAGACAACTCTACGTTTTAACACTTCAAGAGGAGTTTGGTTACTTACCTGAAAGAATGGAACTTGAATACGCTGTTACTTTTGGTAAAGAAAAAAAACGTGCCGACATTGTAGTTTTTGACAAAGACCAAACAACAACGCCTTTCATAATTGTTGAACTTAAAAAACCAAAACTTAAAGACGGAAAAGACCAATTAAAAAGCTATTGCAATGCGACAGGTGCACCAATTGGAATTTGGAGCAACGGAGAATCAATTTCGTTTTATCACAGAAAAGACCCAAATTATTTTGAAGATATTCCGGGTATTCCAAGAGCAGACCAAAAGCTTTCTGATATTTTAGAAGAACGCTGGACAATTGATGACTTAATAAAAAAGGACAAACTTGTTACCGAAAAAAAATCTTTGAAAGACAAGATTTTAGAGATGGAAGACGAGGTATTAGCAAATGCAGGAGTTGATGTATTTGAGGAATTGTTTAAGCTAATTTTCACAAAACTATTTGACGAAATGGAAAGCGGTAGAAACCGCAAACGCCATTTAGAATTTAGAAATTACGGTGATACAGAAACAGAATTAAAATCTAAAATCCAAAGACTCTTTGACTTAGCTAAAAAGAAATGGGAAGGAGTATTTACAGAAGATTCAAAGTTAATGCTTACTCCTTCGCATCTTTCCGTTTGCGTAGCATCATTAGAAGGCGTTAAATTATTCAATTCAAATCTTGACGTAGTTGATGAAGCATTTGAATACCTAATAAACAAAAGTAGCAAAGGAGAAAAAGGACAATATTTTACACCACGTTATGTAATTGATATGTGTGTTAAAATGTTGAATCCAAAAGAAAGCGAAACAATTATTGACACTGCCGCTGGCAGTTGCGGTTTTCCTGTTCACACAATCTTCAATGTTTGGGAGCAACAACTAAAGAAAAGAGGAATTCCCAAAAGCCATTTGTTTACAGCAGAACAGAAACTACCCGAACAAACAGACTATGTAAATGACAAAGTATTTGCAATTGATTTTGACGAAAAAGCCGTTCGTGTTGCAAGAACCTTAAATTTAATTGCAGGTGACGGACAAACCAATGTTTTACATTTAAACACATTAGATTACGAACGTTGGGATGAAAAAACATCAGATGAAGAATGGACAGATACATACAATGATGGATGGAAAAAATTAAAAAAATTACGCAAAGACAAAAACAGCAATAAAGAATTTGACTTTGATATTTTAATGGCAAACCCACCATTTGCAGGAGATATAAAGGAAAGTAGAATTTTAGCTAAATACGAATTGGGCAAAAAATCTGACGGCAAATATCAAAATTCAGTTGGTAGAGATATTTTATTTATTGAACGTAATCTTGACTTTTTAAAATCAGGTGGACGAATGGCAGTTGTTTTACCCCAAGGACGATTCAATAATAATAGTGACAAACATATTAGAGATTACATTACAGAACATTGCAGAATATTGGCAGTTGTTGGACTTCACGGTAATGTTTTTAAACCACACACAGGAACAAAAACAAGTGTATTGTTAGTTCAGAAATGGGATGATAAACTTTGTCCAAAAGTTAAGGACTACCCTATTTTCTTTGCCACAATGCAAGAATCAAGTAAGGACAACAGCGGAGAAAAAATTTATGTTCGCAAAAAAGACTTTCCAAAATCCGCAGAGAAAACAAAAAACAATGTAGTAAATGATCCACCGGCACACTATGAGGAAACGCCAAATAATCTTGATGAATTTTTATTAGATACTCACGGGCATTTAATTATCAAACACGACCTTTTTAATCACGATGGTTTAACAAAAGATGGCATTGCAGAAGCATTTGCTGAATTTGCAAAAAAAGAGAAACTCAGTTTTTTTCTCTAA